From Streptomyces sp. NBC_00775, one genomic window encodes:
- a CDS encoding DHA2 family efflux MFS transporter permease subunit has translation MRKWRANPWAVLVTLSLGFFMTLLDLTIVNIAIPDLMSDLGTSLDRTLWVVSGYALALSVLIITAGRLGDLRGPRTLFAAGLVVFTLASVACGLAPTATALIVARVVQGLGAALLTPQTMTLIVAVFPAERRGTAMGVWGMVAGLATLSGPTLGGVLVSAVSWRWIFLVNVPIGVAAFVLTFLVVPDIRPARAHRLDLTGVLLSTAALFCLAFGLQEGANYQWGAGIWTLLSAGAALGAGFVLHQRRRQDREPLVPFALFRDRNFTAMTALVGLVSVAMLGMVLPFNLYLQSVLHLSPVKAGLVLAPSSLVSMTVGPFAGRLADRIGGKYVLLTGLVCYGAGILALTLTAAPSTAWYAFVPATLVTGLGVGCIIAPMSTEAMRHIPRHLAGAASGVNNTVRQIGSVAGAAAVGALVQSRLAAELATGKTYAAAFTATLHTTAVLPLAVLAVGILACLLLRRDTAGLPAAESVPAGGRPQPAGCR, from the coding sequence ATGCGGAAGTGGCGAGCGAACCCGTGGGCGGTTCTGGTGACGCTCTCGCTGGGGTTCTTCATGACCCTGCTGGATCTGACGATCGTGAACATCGCGATCCCGGACCTGATGAGCGACCTCGGCACCTCGCTCGACCGGACCCTGTGGGTGGTCAGCGGCTACGCCCTGGCGCTGTCGGTGCTGATCATCACGGCCGGCCGGCTCGGTGATCTGCGCGGGCCGCGGACGCTGTTCGCGGCGGGCCTGGTGGTGTTCACGCTCGCCAGCGTCGCCTGCGGGCTCGCCCCCACCGCGACGGCTCTGATCGTCGCCCGGGTCGTGCAGGGTCTGGGCGCGGCGCTGCTCACCCCGCAGACCATGACCCTCATCGTCGCCGTCTTCCCGGCCGAGCGCCGCGGCACCGCCATGGGCGTCTGGGGCATGGTCGCCGGGCTGGCCACCCTGTCCGGGCCCACCCTGGGCGGTGTGCTGGTCTCCGCCGTGAGCTGGCGCTGGATCTTCCTGGTCAACGTGCCGATCGGGGTGGCCGCGTTCGTCCTGACGTTCCTGGTGGTTCCCGACATCCGGCCGGCGCGGGCCCACCGCCTCGACCTGACCGGCGTCCTGCTGTCCACGGCCGCCCTGTTCTGTCTGGCCTTCGGCCTCCAGGAAGGCGCGAACTACCAGTGGGGAGCGGGGATTTGGACGCTGCTCTCCGCCGGGGCCGCGCTGGGCGCCGGCTTCGTCCTGCACCAGCGGCGCCGCCAGGACCGCGAACCGCTCGTCCCGTTCGCGCTGTTCCGGGACCGCAACTTCACCGCGATGACCGCCCTGGTCGGCCTGGTCTCCGTCGCCATGCTCGGCATGGTCCTGCCGTTCAACCTCTATCTGCAGTCCGTGCTGCACCTCAGCCCCGTCAAGGCCGGTCTGGTGCTCGCCCCCTCGTCGCTGGTGTCGATGACCGTCGGCCCCTTCGCCGGCCGGCTGGCGGACCGTATCGGCGGCAAGTACGTCCTGCTCACCGGGCTCGTCTGCTACGGCGCCGGGATCCTCGCCCTCACCCTGACCGCCGCGCCCAGCACCGCCTGGTACGCCTTCGTCCCGGCCACCCTGGTCACCGGTCTCGGCGTCGGCTGCATCATCGCCCCCATGTCCACCGAGGCGATGCGGCACATTCCGCGCCACCTCGCCGGGGCCGCCTCCGGCGTCAACAACACCGTCCGCCAGATCGGTTCCGTGGCCGGTGCCGCCGCCGTCGGCGCCCTGGTCCAGAGCCGCCTCGCCGCCGAACTCGCCACCGGCAAGACCTACGCCGCCGCCTTCACCGCCACCTTGCACACCACCGCCGTCCTGCCGCTGGCCGTGCTGGCCGTCGGAATCCTGGCCTGCCTGCTGCTGCGCCGCGACACCGCCGGGCTGCCGGCTGCGGAGAGCGTCCCGGCCGGCGGTCGGCCGCAGCCCGCAGGGTGCCGCTGA
- a CDS encoding MarR family winged helix-turn-helix transcriptional regulator, whose amino-acid sequence MNGVELFLLGRALMKIGEAAMPEPEGGAGRHGGSVRSVLIVASDVATHPDTAVGEIAARTGLPQSQVSTAVARLKDTGAVITAPDPADRRRLLVRQAPQASARVAEVRATTIDDALDAALGDSTPEQRKEVADALEVLARHLAPRDQT is encoded by the coding sequence ATGAACGGAGTCGAGCTGTTCCTCCTCGGACGCGCCCTGATGAAGATCGGCGAAGCCGCGATGCCGGAGCCCGAAGGCGGCGCCGGGCGCCACGGCGGCAGCGTGCGGTCCGTCCTCATCGTGGCCAGTGACGTGGCCACCCACCCCGACACCGCCGTGGGCGAGATCGCCGCCCGTACGGGCCTGCCGCAGAGCCAGGTCTCCACCGCCGTCGCCCGCCTCAAGGACACCGGTGCCGTCATCACCGCACCCGACCCGGCCGACCGCCGCCGCCTCCTCGTCCGCCAGGCCCCGCAGGCCTCCGCCCGCGTCGCCGAGGTCAGGGCCACCACCATCGACGACGCCCTCGACGCGGCCCTGGGCGACAGCACGCCCGAGCAGCGCAAGGAGGTCGCCGACGCGCTGGAGGTGCTGGCCCGCCACCTGGCTCCGCGCGATCAGACGTGA